A single genomic interval of Cucumis sativus cultivar 9930 chromosome 5, Cucumber_9930_V3, whole genome shotgun sequence harbors:
- the LOC116404006 gene encoding protein TOM THREE HOMOLOG 1-like translates to METSSLGIDNSGVPAFLLTDATSWWQEINYSHLWQDRIFFTLAALYGLVGIVALVQLIRIQLRVPEYGWTTQKVFHFLNFLVNGVRAVVFVFRRDVQNLEPPILQHILLDMPSLAFFTTYALLVLFWAEIYYQARAVSTDGLRPTFLTVNAVVYVIQIVLWLVLWWNPVHVLAILSKMFFACVSLFAALGFLIYGGRLFLMLQRFPVESKGRRKKLQEVGYVTTICFSCFLVRCIMMCFNAFDQAADLDVLDHPVLNFIYYLLVEIVPSSMVLFILRKLPPKRGITQYHPIR, encoded by the exons ATGGAGACTAGCAGCCTCGGCATTGATAATTCCGGGGTGCCGGCGTTTTTGTTGACCGACGCTACCTCTTGGTGGCAAGAGATCAACTATTCTCACCTATGGCAGGATCGTATCTTCTTCACCCTTGCTGCTCTTTATGGCCTCGTCGGCATCGTCGCTCTT GTTCAACTAATCCGTATACAATTGAGGGTGCCGGAGTATGGTTGGACCACGCAGAAGGtcttccattttctcaatttcttgGTGAACGGAG TCCGGGCtgttgtttttgtatttcGCCGTGACGTGCAGAATTTGGAACCTCCG ATTCTCCAACATATCTTGCTTGACATGCCAAGCCTTGCCTTCTTCACAACATATgctcttttggttttgttttgggCAGAGATTTACTACCAG GCACGTGCTGTATCAACTGACGGATTGAGACCAACATTCCTTACAGTAAATGCAGTGGTCTATGTTATTCAG ATTGTTCTGTGGCTGGTGTTGTGGTGGAATCCTGTTCATGTACTAGCCATACTTTCCAAGATGTTCTTTGCTTGTGTCTCTTTGTTTGCTGCCCTAGGGTTTCTTATTTATGGGGGAAG ATTATTCTTGATGTTACAGCGCTTCCCTGTGGAATCCAAAGGAAGACGTAAGAAGTTGCAAGAG GTTGGCTATGTGACAACTATATGTTTTTCATGTTTCCTAGTCAGATGCATCATG ATGTGCTTTAATGCTTTTGATCAAGCCGCTGACCTCGACGTTTTGGATCATCCggttctaaattttatttactacCTG TTGGTTGAGATTGTACCATCCTCTATGGTCCTCTTCATTCTTCGAAAGCTGCCCCCGAAACGAGGAATCACACAGTACCATCCTATCCGTTAA
- the LOC116404064 gene encoding uncharacterized protein LOC116404064, which translates to MDYERILKPQPPGGGGFSPGKLRNMLLGLEKKRKEEEEELGSIYDLRSQALQIDEAGCSASDICKDVDVVSVLPECSTSKKADLLVSEMVSEHRLKDNAYNSRLRMQDEPSFDYDSGQDGSTLLTSAFEFQKSERSARVPLGPFSKPAPSKWDDAQKWIASPTSNRPKTGQSQTQGGHLFGSRKLGIGLGSRQPSLKVVVEVPDQKVTAFEEPDTKQIDSHEANIGNVAQKFVSWDANPCAVADSNGKPVLMIESSVGESAISLSQHDSSLAIQTSTTFIPPPTTARSVSMRDMGTEMTPIASQEPSRTGTPVRATTPMRSPTSSVPSTPGRATSSPTAAPNDRVDTNKELSEKEIQLKTRREIVVLGTQLGKLNIAAWASKEEEEKDASTSLKTVATEQPTKSVIETRAAAWEEAEKAKYMARFKREEMKIQAWENHQKAKTEAEMRRVEVKIERMRGQAHDRLTNKLAAVRHKAEEKLAAAEAKRNRQAAIAEQQADHIRQTGRIPSLFSCFYCCS; encoded by the exons ATGGACTACGAGAGGATTCTCAAGCCTCAG CCTCCCGGTGGAGGGGGGTTTTCACCTGGGAAGCTTAGGAATATGTTGCTTGGcttggagaagaagaggaaggaggaagaggaagagctTGGATCCATTTACGATTTGAGATCTCAAGCTTTGCAGATCGATGAGGCgg GCTGTAGCGCATCTGATATTTGCAAAGATGTGGATGTGGTCAGTGTTCTTCCAGAGTGCTCGACTTCAAAAAAAGCTGATTTACTGGTTTCTGAGATGGTTAGTGAGCATAGATTGAAGGATAATGCTTATAATTCACGACTTAGGATGCAAGACGAGCCTTCTTTTGATTATGACAGTGGGCAGGATGGTTCAACTCTGCTCACTTCAGCCTTTGAGTTCCAGAAGTCAGAGAGGTCCGCACGAGTTCCCCTGGGACCCTTCTCTAAGCCAGCACCATCCAAATGGGATGATGCTCAGAAGTGGATTGCTAGCCCTACTTCAAATAGACCCAAAACAGGGCAATCTCAGACACAAGGTGGACATCTTTTTGGATCACGAAAACTAGGTATTGGTCTTGGGAGTCGTCAACCATCTTTGAAGGTTGTGGTTGAAGTTCCAGATCAGAAAGTGACTGCTTTTGAGGAACCGGATACAAAGCAGATTGATAGTCACGAAGCTAACATTGGAAATGTTGCTCAGAAGTTTGTTTCTTGGGATGCAAATCCATGCGCAGTAGCAGATTCAAATGGCAAGCCTGTGTTGATGATTGAGAGCTCTGTTGGAGAGTCAGCAA TTAGTCTCAGCCAACATGATTCATCTCTGGCCATTCAGACTTCAACTACATTTATTCCTCCTCCCACAACCGCTCGTTCTGTCTCAATGAGAGATATGGGTACAGAGATGACACCTATAGCAAGTCAAGAACCTTCCAGGACTGGAACTCCTGTGAGAGCAACAACACCAATGCGTAGTCCCACTTCTTCAGTACCATCAACTCCTGGTAGAGCAACTTCATCTCCGACCGCTGCCCCTAATGACCGTGTAGATACTAACAAAGAGTTATCTGAAAAGGAGATACAGTTAAAAACTAGAAGAGAGATTGTGGTCCTCGGTACGCAATTAGGGAAACTGAACATTGCTGCATGGGCTAgcaaggaagaggaagaaaaagatgcATCGACATCACTTAAAACTGTTGCAACCGAACAACCAACTAAAAGTGTGATAGAAACACGAGCAGCAGCATGGGAGGAGGCTGAAAAAGCCAAGTATATGGCTAG GTTCAAACGTGAAGAGATGAAGATTCAAGCATGGGAAAATCATCAGAAAGCAAAAACAGAAGCTGAAATGAGGAGAGTTGAG gtgaaaatagaaagaatgaGAGGACAAGCACATGATAGGCTTACAAACAAACTAGCAGCAGTGAGGCACAAAGCTGAAGAAAAGCTAGCAGCAGCGGAAGCGAAGAGAAACCGCCAAGCTGCAATAGCTGAACAACAAGCAGATCATATTCGCCAAACTGGTCGTAttccttctttattttcttgcttCTATTGTTGctcttga